Below is a window of Planococcus rifietoensis DNA.
GGCTGCGCATTGCCATCGACGATTTCGGCGCTGGTTATTCTTCGCTCAACGTCGTAAAAAATATCGAAATCGACACCTTGAAAATCGACAAGTCCTTAATTGATGAAGTGCTCATCAACCGGCGCAATTTGTTTATCCTTGCCGCCATCATCGAAGTCGGAAAAAATCTCGATGCCCGCATCGTCATCGAAGGCATCGAACTCGAAGAACAGGCAGAACTCTTGCAGCCCTTCGGCATACTTGGGCAAGGCTATCTGTTCAGCCGGCCGCTGCCGCCAGAAAAGCTCGATGCGTTTCTCAACGAGTCGGAGTATGTGGGGGCAAGCACCCCGGCGAAGCTCTTGGAATAACCAAAAGGCGCGCAGCTTATACGGCTGCGCGCCTTTTTATGTGTCCTGTTAATCGTTGCGCGTGTATTTGCGCACTGCCGGCAAGATTTCCGTCGACAATAACTCCAAATTGCGCTCAAGGCGCTCCATCGGCACGCCGCCAAAATCCATTTGTGCGATATAGCGCTGATGGCCGTAAAGTTCGTGCTGGTAAAGAATCTTCTCAATGATTTGCTGGGGGCTCCCGATATTCATGACGCTTTCTTTCGTCGCGCCGTGTTGGAACGCTTCTTGTGGATAACCGCGGCCGTTGGTTTTGACCATCCCTTTATCCACATGTGGATAATATTCCGCGAGCGCTTGCTGCGTCGTCTCGGCGGCGTTGAAGAATCCAGCCGTCGCAACCGGCAATTGAGAAGCGTCGTGCCCAGCTTCCGTCGCGGCATTTCGGTAAGCATCGATGGTCATTTTGAACGTTTCCGCAGGTCCGCCGAGCGTTGCGAGCATCATCGGCACACCGGCATGTCCCGCTTTGACGGCGCTTGACGGATGTCCTCCGACAGCGCGCCAAATCGGCAGCCGCCCATGTTCCGGCCGCGGTAAAATCTGGGCATCTTTTAGCGATGCGCGGAAGCGGCCATTCCAGTTGACGGTTTCCTGCTCATTGATTTCAAGCAGCAGCT
It encodes the following:
- a CDS encoding LLM class flavin-dependent oxidoreductase, with protein sequence MEQYRINPNNGLEFGIYTLGDHLPDPHTGKRQSEGERVREIIRFAQLAEQAGVDFFSVGESHQEYFATQAHSVVLSAIAQATKKIKISSSSTIISTSDPVRVFEDFATIDLISEGRAEIIAGRASRVGLFDLLGYDIRYYEELYEEKFKLLLEINEQETVNWNGRFRASLKDAQILPRPEHGRLPIWRAVGGHPSSAVKAGHAGVPMMLATLGGPAETFKMTIDAYRNAATEAGHDASQLPVATAGFFNAAETTQQALAEYYPHVDKGMVKTNGRGYPQEAFQHGATKESVMNIGSPQQIIEKILYQHELYGHQRYIAQMDFGGVPMERLERNLELLSTEILPAVRKYTRND